From the Bacillus tuaregi genome, one window contains:
- a CDS encoding DUF1835 domain-containing protein, with the protein MIDELKRIVKHLPDDEVRTLLFQTFIRIQMLDETDRYSEEQFVVDLKRTYHDFLNFKRNQAERTGNSCKVVHILFGDSASGSMKRVLEEIERQNDEKVISFSDLFSIGPVWQLHTETGLKQRDEWLKNHLILDEDYLDEYQHHFYQTTTMINAIPNHTKIILWVGENAHEQTGLRYVLYLLRDKNNDIFIGFSERENPPRALARL; encoded by the coding sequence TTGATAGATGAATTAAAAAGAATCGTTAAACATTTACCTGATGATGAAGTAAGAACACTATTATTTCAAACTTTTATTCGAATCCAAATGCTTGATGAAACAGACCGGTATTCTGAAGAACAATTTGTCGTTGACTTGAAAAGAACCTATCATGACTTTCTGAATTTTAAAAGAAACCAAGCTGAAAGGACAGGTAATAGCTGTAAGGTTGTACATATTCTTTTTGGTGATTCAGCATCTGGTAGCATGAAAAGAGTATTAGAAGAAATAGAAAGGCAAAACGATGAAAAGGTCATCTCCTTTTCGGATTTGTTTTCGATTGGCCCCGTTTGGCAATTGCATACTGAGACGGGGCTTAAGCAAAGGGATGAATGGCTAAAAAATCACCTCATTCTTGATGAGGATTATTTAGATGAATACCAGCATCATTTCTATCAAACTACCACAATGATAAACGCTATTCCGAACCATACTAAAATAATCCTTTGGGTTGGAGAAAACGCTCACGAACAGACTGGATTAAGGTATGTTCTGTATTTATTGAGGGATAAAAATAATGATATTTTTATAGGCTTTTCCGAACGAGAAAACCCACCAAGGGCGTTAGCCCGCCTTTAG